In a single window of the Nicotiana tomentosiformis chromosome 10, ASM39032v3, whole genome shotgun sequence genome:
- the LOC104089197 gene encoding uncharacterized protein translates to MAQKLSDPDSFINPCIIGSYAFSKALYDLGSSIKLMPLAIYTKLDIGRARPALMLLQLADHTVKRPTGILDDVLLQVGKFIFPTDFVILDCQVDEEILIILGRPFIATGRALINCDIGELKMRLNNEEIIFNFQQSMMRPSEFVNCSLVEAVNVILEEEDETLNVRDPLEACLMNLEEMDGEELAEWVMALEGQGFWKREPQFDPLRLEERATPPAKPSIEEPPQLDLKPLPAHLRYAFLGPNSTLPVMISSGLLVVQVEQLLQVL, encoded by the coding sequence ATGGCTCAAAAATTGTCTGATCCGGATAGTTTCATTAACCCATGCATAATTGGGAGTTATGCTTTTTCTAAAGCATTGTATGACTTGGGATCCAGTATCAAATTGATGCCTTTGGCAATCTACACAAAACTAGATATTGGAAGAGCTAGACCGGCTTTAATGTTGCTCCAACTGGCTGATCACACAGTCAAAAGACCGACAGGAATTCTGGATGATGTGCTTCTCCAAGTGGGGAAGTTTATATTTCCTACagactttgttattcttgattgtcaagtGGATGAAGAGATACTAATTATTCTGGGGAGGCCGTTTATAGCCACTGGGAGAGCATTGATTAATTGTGATATTGGAGAGTTAAAAATGAGGTTGaataatgaagaaataatattcaattTTCAACAGTCTATGATGAGACCTAGCGAATTTGTGAATTGCTCGCTAGTGGAGGCTGTGAATGTAATACTGGAAGAGGAGGATGAGACCCTTAATGTTAGAGATCCGTTAGAAGcctgtttgatgaatttggaagagatggatGGTGAAGAGTTAGCGGAGTGGGTCATGGCCCTCGAGGGTCAAGGGTTCTGGAAAAGGGAACCCCAGTTCGATCCCCTACGCTTAGAAGAAAGAGCAACACCACCTGCGAAACCATcgatagaggagccaccacagttggaccTAAAACCGCTTCCAGCTCACCTCAGGTACGCTTTCTTAGGGCCTAATTCTACTTTACCTGTTATGATATCATCTGGTTTGCTAGTTGTGCAGGTAGAGCAACTCTTACAGGTGTTATAG